One Gemmatimonadales bacterium genomic window, TGCCAGCTCGCGATCGAGCCGTTCCCGGAGGGCCCGCCGGTTGTAGAGCGAGGTGAGCGGATCGGTTTCCGCCAGCTGCTTCATCTCGTCCTGGCGTCGCAGCGCCTCTTCGAAATCGTAGGCCCGGAAGATGAGCGGAGTCGCGGCTTCCATGACTCGGGCGGCAAAGCGGAGGTCGGCGTCACCAAGCCGTGCGTCGGTGCCGGTCGTGCGCAGGAAGAAGGCTGCCGGTCGGTTGCGGACCTGGAAGGGCACCACGGCCACCGAGGTCGTCGGCACGGTGCGGCCTTCCACGCGCCAGAGCTCACGCACCGATGCGAAGAGCGGGTCGTTGCGCACGTCGCCGCAGAGGAGCGGGGCACCGCTTGAGATAGCCGTTTCGAGCTCCGGGTAGCGCCGCAGGTCGATGGTCAGGTGCCGGAGGTTGGGTGTTTCTGATGACGCGACGACGGTGGCCGTTTCGCCATTCTCGTCATCGAGCACGATCGAGCAGCGCGAGATCGACAGGCCGGTCGCAATGCGTCGCACCAGGATGGTAAAGATCTCAGCGGGAGTGGCCGCTGCGGACACCTCAGTGATCAGGCTGATCAACTCGGTGTCACTGCGGGCCTGGTTCCGGGCCTCGGTCAGCGCCTGGCTGGCGCGCAGATGAGCGCGGATGCGGGCCAGGAAGTCGTCCAGTCGGAAAGGCTTGGTCACGAAGTCGGCGGCGCCCAGGCCTAACGCTTCGACCGAGGCCTCGCCGGGGGGCGACCCCGACAGCACCAGGATAGGCAGGTCGCGATGCTGTTCGTGACGCTTGATGGTGTCGAGCGCGGACAGGCCGTCGACGCCAGGCAGGCCGATATCGAGGATGATGAGGTCGACCGGATTGCGGTCGAGGTAGTCGATCAGTCCCGCCGCAGAGTACCGGCTGGAGATCCGGTACCCCTCAGCGCCGAGAATGGAGGAGAGCGACCGATTGAGAGGCTGGTCGTCGTCAACGATCAGAACGTGCGACGCCGGCGTGGACATCGCGGCTCAGCCAACCAGCCGCGCAAACACGGCGGGGTCGACATTCCCTCCGGTCAGAATGCAGGCGGTAGGTCCGGTCGGTTTGATCTTGCCGGCCAGGATGGCCGCAACCGAGGTTGCTCCCGAGGGCTCCACCTTGAGACCCATCGAGCGGAAAAGAAAGCGGACCCCGGCGCCGATCTCCCCTTCGGACAGCGCAATCGCGTCTTTGACGACCGGCTTGATGTACTCGAGCGTAATGCTGCCGAGAGCCGGCGGAACCAGACCATCGGCCAGCGTCTCGACCGGCTCGAAGGGCACCGGATGCCCGGCATCGAGGGCGGCGCGGAGCTTGGGCGAGCTGGCCGGCTCGACGCCGTAAACCGCAGCCGAGGGCTTGATCGCGGCGACCGCAGCGCAGGTGCCCGCGATCATCCCGCCGCCACCGACCGGCGAGATCAGGAGCGTCGTTTCCGGCTGGTCCTCGAAGATCTCATAGGCGCAGGTGCCCTGTCCCATGATGACATCGACGTTGTCGTATGGTGCGACGAACACATAGCCGTGCTGGTCGATCAGGTCCTTGGCCCGCTGCTCACGCTCCTTCTTGGTCGTGAAGACGATTTCGGCGCCGTGACGCCGGATCCCTTCCACCTTGACGGCCGGCGCCGTCTCGGGCATCACGATGACTGCTTTGACGCCGTAGTGCTTGGCAACATAGGCAACCGCCTGGCCATGGTTGCCGCTCGAGTGGGTGATGATGCCCCGGGCTCGCTGCTCCTCCGGCAACCGCGAGATGGCCGTGTAGGCTCCTCGGATCTTGAAAGCACCGATCGGCTGATGGTGTTCGCACTTGACGCGCACCGGAACGCCGAACTGTCGCGACAGCGCGGCAGATTCGACGAGCGGAGTCCGCACTGCGATCGAGCTCAGCGCGGCTTGCGTCCGGGCAAGATCCTCGCGCGAGATGGTCGGTAAGGCTGTCGTGGGCATGGAGCTCCGTTGATTATTCCGGCGCCTGGGCCGGTTCGTTCGCTTCGGTCTCGGACTCGTCTTCCTTCACGACGCGTGCCACCCCCACGATCGTGTCACCAGCGTCCAGGTTCATGACGCGGACGCCCTGGGTATTGCGGCCGATGACACGGATGCCGTCGACCGGGAGGCGGATGATCACACCGACGCGGGTAATCATCATCAGCTCGTCGTCCGGCTGCACCTCTTTGAGCGCGACACAGTCACCGGTCTTGTCGGTGTTGTGGAAGGTGATGATGCCCTTGCCGCCGCGCTTCTGGACCCGGTACTCCGTCAATTCAGAACGCTTGCCGAAGCCCTTCTCACTGACCACGAGCAGGGTGGCATCGCGGCGGATCACCACCATGCCGATGACTCGATCGTCCTTGCCGAGTTCGATGCCTTTCACGCCGGCCGTGGCCCGCCCCATCTGGCGAACATCGCTCTCATGGAAGCGGATGCTCATGCCATCCTTGGTTGCCAGCACGATGTCGTTGTTGCCGTCAGTCAGCTGGACGTCGATCAGTTCATCGCCCTCTTCGATATTGATGGCGATGA contains:
- a CDS encoding diguanylate cyclase, translated to MSTPASHVLIVDDDQPLNRSLSSILGAEGYRISSRYSAAGLIDYLDRNPVDLIILDIGLPGVDGLSALDTIKRHEQHRDLPILVLSGSPPGEASVEALGLGAADFVTKPFRLDDFLARIRAHLRASQALTEARNQARSDTELISLITEVSAAATPAEIFTILVRRIATGLSISRCSIVLDDENGETATVVASSETPNLRHLTIDLRRYPELETAISSGAPLLCGDVRNDPLFASVRELWRVEGRTVPTTSVAVVPFQVRNRPAAFFLRTTGTDARLGDADLRFAARVMEAATPLIFRAYDFEEALRRQDEMKQLAETDPLTSLYNRRALRERLDRELARTQRQNTVLSCLMLDIDHFKRLNDTFGHELGDRVLIQLSDLLRREQRAMDVLARLGGEEFIVLLPETGIRGARIYAERILRKVNAATLGTPEYPVQITVSIGIATVPDERVTDSDSLLRLADANLLRAKADGRNRYRD
- a CDS encoding threonine/serine dehydratase yields the protein MPTTALPTISREDLARTQAALSSIAVRTPLVESAALSRQFGVPVRVKCEHHQPIGAFKIRGAYTAISRLPEEQRARGIITHSSGNHGQAVAYVAKHYGVKAVIVMPETAPAVKVEGIRRHGAEIVFTTKKEREQRAKDLIDQHGYVFVAPYDNVDVIMGQGTCAYEIFEDQPETTLLISPVGGGGMIAGTCAAVAAIKPSAAVYGVEPASSPKLRAALDAGHPVPFEPVETLADGLVPPALGSITLEYIKPVVKDAIALSEGEIGAGVRFLFRSMGLKVEPSGATSVAAILAGKIKPTGPTACILTGGNVDPAVFARLVG